In Hevea brasiliensis isolate MT/VB/25A 57/8 chromosome 13, ASM3005281v1, whole genome shotgun sequence, a single genomic region encodes these proteins:
- the LOC110637940 gene encoding protein ALTERED PHOSPHATE STARVATION RESPONSE 1, translating to MGCVASKIQKEERVQICKERKRLMKQLVVFRGEFADAQLAYLRALKNTGATLRQFTESESLDFENTYYGQTLPPSPPLPLPPSPPPPPFSPDLRGSIDNQKEEIDQEESIKIDEDDCYTPPPSINSSSLNIWESDSFERPSPQHQEKNKMVEPSVDEENWAEAKAEFEEEDREEEYVGNVLSNSLTQMQQRRQPVIWIDDDSSMVSCCTKDTADMAMVQWRSKKTLEGIVKELDDYFLKASAGGKEIAVLMDISKGDTPLHQISKENKRKRSNSAKVFSALSWSWSSKSLQFAKHATQVYNPSEPCKPGAHCITLDKLYAAEQKLYKEVKEEEMTKIEHEKKSMLLLKQQEENLDWTKTEKTRLSVEGLEADIRCLQHSISNTCSSILQLIDVELYPQLVTLTSGLKNMWRTMYECHQVQNHISLQLNHLTDSQGIDLTTNYHRQATTQAQLETEVTSWYLNFCKLVKSQQEYVRTLCRWIKLTDCLVDGNQHSSCSSAVRSLCEEWQLVFDRLPDKIASEAIKSFLDAIQMIMLQQTEEHNLHKKSDKLERRFQKELISLAEMEKKVNWSSTDGDMQSDLSPKNPLSLKLAKTEALKKRLDSEKTKYLNSVQVTRVMTLNKLQTGLPNVFQALMGFSSASAQAFEAVHSHGRPAVDCDASESSMS from the exons ATGGGTTGTGTAGCATCAAAGATTCAAAAGGAAGAGAGGGTGCAAATTTGCAAGGAGAGAAAGAGGCTAATGAAACAATTGGTAGTTTTTCGAGGAGAATTTGCAGATGCCCAATTGGCTTATTTGAGAGCACTGAAGAATACTGGTGCAACTCTTAGACAATTCACTGAATCAGAGTCATTAGACTTTGAAAATACCTATTATGGCCAGACATTGCCTCCTTCCCCTCCTCTTCCTCTACCTCCTTCCCCTCCACCTCCTCCTTTCAGCCCTGATTTAAGGGGGTCCATTGATAATCAGAAAGAAGAAATTGATCAAGAAGAAAGCATAAAAATTGATGAGGATGATTGTTATACTCCACCACCTTCAATTAATAGTTCCTCATTGAATATTTGGGAATCAGACTCCTTTGAGCGGCCTTCTCCACAACATCAAGAGAAGAACAAAATGGTGGAACCATCAGTAGATGAGGAAAATTGGGCAGAGGctaaggcagaatttgaggaagaagatCGGGAAGAGGAGTATGTTGGGAATGTTCTTTCTAATTCACTTACCCAGATGCAGCAGCGACGGCAGCCTGTAATATGGATTGATGATGACTCATCGATGGTGAGCTGTTGTACTAAAGATACTGCAGACATGGCTATGGTACAGTGGAGGAGCAAGAAGACCTTGGAGGGCATTGTTAAGGAGTTAGATGATTATTTCCTTAAAGCATCAGCTGGTGGAAAGGAAATAGCTGTTCTTATGGATATTTCCAAAGGGGACACTCCTCTGCATCAGATTTccaaagaaaacaaaa GGAAAAGGAGTAATTCTGCCAAGGTCTTCAGTGCACTGTCATGGAGTTGGTCTTCTAAGTCGCTTCAGTTTGCAAAACATGCTACTCAGGTTTATAATCCCAGTGAACCATGCAAACCTGGAGCTCATTGCATCACACTTGACAAACTTTATGCTGCAGAGCAGAAACTTTACAAGGAAGTGAAA GaagaagaaatgaccaaaatagagCATGAGAAAAAATCCATGTTACTTCTAAAACAACAAGAAGAAAACCTTGACTGGACTAAGACTGAAAAAACTCGACTGAGTGTCGAGGGTTTGGAAGCTGATATCAGATGCCTGCAGCATTCAATAAGTAATACTTGTTCATCTATATTGCAACTCATTGATGTGGAGCTGTACCCTCAACTTGTTACATTAACTTCCGG GCTGAAAAATATGTGGAGAACTATGTATGAATGCCATCAAGTTCAGAACCATATATCTCTGCAATTGAATCATCTCACTGATAGTCAAGGAATAGACTTGACTACCAACTATCATCGCCAGGCCACAACTCAGGCTCAGCTTGAAACTGAGGTCACCTCCTGGTACCTTAACTTCTGCAAACTGGTAAAATCTCAGCAGGAGTATGTAAGAACTCTCTGTAGGTGGATCAAGCTCACTGACTGCCTTGTAGATGGCAATCAACATAGTAGTTGCTCGTCTGCAGTTCGTAGTCTGTGTGAAGAGTGGCAGCTTGTCTTTGATAGATTACCCGATAAG ATAGCCTCAGAGGCCATTAAAAGCTTTTTGGATGCCATCCAAATGATAATGCTGCAGCAGACAGAGGAACACAACCTACACAAAAAATCTGATAAACTGGAGAGAAGATTTCAGAAGGAGTTAATCTCCCTTGCTGAAATGGAGAAAAAGGTTAATTGGAGTTCTACTGATGGAGATATGCAATCTGATTTGAGCCCTAAAAATCCCTTGTCGCTTAAGCTTGCCAAAACTGAAGCCTTAAAGAAACGGCTAGACTCCGAGAAGACTAAATATTTGAACTCAGTCCAGGTTACCAGAGTCATGACTCTAAACAAACTGCAAACAGGCCTCCCTAATGTATTCCAGGCATTAATGGGATTTTCAAGTGCTTCTGCTCAGGCCTTTGAGGCTGTTCACAGCCATGGCAGACCAGCAGTTGATTGTGATGCATCAGAAAGCTCAATGAGCTAA